Proteins encoded in a region of the Triticum dicoccoides isolate Atlit2015 ecotype Zavitan chromosome 3A, WEW_v2.0, whole genome shotgun sequence genome:
- the LOC119269835 gene encoding GDP-L-galactose phosphorylase 1-like isoform X1, whose protein sequence is MPVISPLPFSLLPAPAAPAASRARWNSFPHHRLLRVETKAGMCSNGFDSTNCLHMEEVEPNLSPFLHKLFKEWDDCKARGLFHHNITTCETKVLPGEHNFVATLIEGRDQKKRPTEFGMNQVLQPFHSDKFNFTKVKPEEVIFRFQETENDSAQYFDGAPPTVSASPSSILINVSPIGYCHVLLIPQIQECLPQRVDRESFLLAMYVAREAKNPFFRVGYNSLGAFATINHLHFQAYYLKVQYPVEKAPTEKLTVVGNGVSISQLVRYPVSGFAFEGGASLEDLSQVVSDACIFLQENNRPFNVLISESGKRLFLLLQCYAEKQASGKASQEFLDMRINPAVWELSGHLVLKRRKDYDEASAATLCGFLVEASLSEAEFQELKKCVLEFLASASPEK, encoded by the exons ATGCCCGTCATCTCCCCCCTTCCTTTCTCGCTTTTGCCAGCGCCGGCTGCTCCCGCGGCGTCGCGAGCTCGCTGGAACAGCTTCCCGCACCACCGGCTTTTGCGAG TTGAAACAAAAGCAGGCATGTGCAGCAACGGTTTTGATTCAACTAACTGCCTTCATATGGAGGAGGTTGAGCCGAATTTATCCCCATTTCTCCACAAGCTTTTTAAAGAG TGGGATGACTGCAAGGCGAGGGGATTGTTTCACCACAACATCACTACCTGTGAGACCAAG GTGCTACCtggagaacacaattttgttgcaaCATTGATAGAAGGGCGTGACCAGAAGAAGCGGCCAACTGAATTTGGAATGAACCAAGTCCTCCAACCATTTCATAGTGACAAGTTCAATTTCACTAAAGTTAAACCGGAGGAGGTGATCTTCAGGTTCCAAGAAACTGAGAATGATTCTGCCCAGTATTTTGACGGAGCTCCTCCCACTGTTTCAGCTTCTCCTAGCAGCATTTTGATCAAC GTGAGCCCAATCGGGTACTGTCATGTGCTTTTGATCCCTCAAATCCAGGAATGCTTGCCGCAAAGGGTTGATCGAGAGAGCTTCTTACTGGCCATGTACGTCGCAAGGGAGGCAAAGAATCCATTCTTCAGAGTTGGCTATAACAGTCTGGGTGCTTTCGCAACAATCAATCACCTCCATTTCCAA GCATACTATCTGAAAGTGCAGTATCCAGTCGAAAAGGCGCCAACAGAAAAGCTCACAGTCGTAGGGAACGGTGTCAGCATTTCTCAGCTGGTGCGGTACCCAGTAAGCGGCTTTGCATTTGAAGGGGGAGCGAGCCTGGAGGATCTGTCACAGGTCGTCTCAGATGCATGCATCTTCTTGCAAGAGAATAACAGACCTTTCAATGTCCTTATCTCTGAATCTGGCAAGAGATTATTCCTTCTACTACAG TGCTACGCTGAGAAGCAGGCTTCCGGGAAGGCGAGCCAGGAATTCCTCGACATGAGAATCAACCCAGCGGTGTGGGAGCTCAGCGGCCATCTGGTTCTGAAGAGGAGGAAGGACTACGACGAAGCATCTGCGGCAACACTATGCGGGTTTTTGGTTGAAGCGTCCCTGTCTGAAGCAgagttccaggagctgaagaagtgcGTCTTGGAGTTCCTGGCCAGTGCAAGTCCTGAAAAGTGA
- the LOC119269835 gene encoding GDP-L-galactose phosphorylase 1-like isoform X2 has protein sequence MPVISPLPFSLLPAPAAPAASRARWNSFPHHRLLRAGMCSNGFDSTNCLHMEEVEPNLSPFLHKLFKEWDDCKARGLFHHNITTCETKVLPGEHNFVATLIEGRDQKKRPTEFGMNQVLQPFHSDKFNFTKVKPEEVIFRFQETENDSAQYFDGAPPTVSASPSSILINVSPIGYCHVLLIPQIQECLPQRVDRESFLLAMYVAREAKNPFFRVGYNSLGAFATINHLHFQAYYLKVQYPVEKAPTEKLTVVGNGVSISQLVRYPVSGFAFEGGASLEDLSQVVSDACIFLQENNRPFNVLISESGKRLFLLLQCYAEKQASGKASQEFLDMRINPAVWELSGHLVLKRRKDYDEASAATLCGFLVEASLSEAEFQELKKCVLEFLASASPEK, from the exons ATGCCCGTCATCTCCCCCCTTCCTTTCTCGCTTTTGCCAGCGCCGGCTGCTCCCGCGGCGTCGCGAGCTCGCTGGAACAGCTTCCCGCACCACCGGCTTTTGCGAG CAGGCATGTGCAGCAACGGTTTTGATTCAACTAACTGCCTTCATATGGAGGAGGTTGAGCCGAATTTATCCCCATTTCTCCACAAGCTTTTTAAAGAG TGGGATGACTGCAAGGCGAGGGGATTGTTTCACCACAACATCACTACCTGTGAGACCAAG GTGCTACCtggagaacacaattttgttgcaaCATTGATAGAAGGGCGTGACCAGAAGAAGCGGCCAACTGAATTTGGAATGAACCAAGTCCTCCAACCATTTCATAGTGACAAGTTCAATTTCACTAAAGTTAAACCGGAGGAGGTGATCTTCAGGTTCCAAGAAACTGAGAATGATTCTGCCCAGTATTTTGACGGAGCTCCTCCCACTGTTTCAGCTTCTCCTAGCAGCATTTTGATCAAC GTGAGCCCAATCGGGTACTGTCATGTGCTTTTGATCCCTCAAATCCAGGAATGCTTGCCGCAAAGGGTTGATCGAGAGAGCTTCTTACTGGCCATGTACGTCGCAAGGGAGGCAAAGAATCCATTCTTCAGAGTTGGCTATAACAGTCTGGGTGCTTTCGCAACAATCAATCACCTCCATTTCCAA GCATACTATCTGAAAGTGCAGTATCCAGTCGAAAAGGCGCCAACAGAAAAGCTCACAGTCGTAGGGAACGGTGTCAGCATTTCTCAGCTGGTGCGGTACCCAGTAAGCGGCTTTGCATTTGAAGGGGGAGCGAGCCTGGAGGATCTGTCACAGGTCGTCTCAGATGCATGCATCTTCTTGCAAGAGAATAACAGACCTTTCAATGTCCTTATCTCTGAATCTGGCAAGAGATTATTCCTTCTACTACAG TGCTACGCTGAGAAGCAGGCTTCCGGGAAGGCGAGCCAGGAATTCCTCGACATGAGAATCAACCCAGCGGTGTGGGAGCTCAGCGGCCATCTGGTTCTGAAGAGGAGGAAGGACTACGACGAAGCATCTGCGGCAACACTATGCGGGTTTTTGGTTGAAGCGTCCCTGTCTGAAGCAgagttccaggagctgaagaagtgcGTCTTGGAGTTCCTGGCCAGTGCAAGTCCTGAAAAGTGA
- the LOC119269836 gene encoding DNA repair protein recA homolog 3, mitochondrial-like: MATLLRRASLRRAIASAASAATASSPESYRQVICGSTFHCRDFASKAKKKSKSSGTDSGEENMSKKDLALHQAIDQITTSFGKGAIMWLGRSEGHREVPVVSTGSFSLDLALGIGGLPKGRVIEVYGPEASGKTTLALHVIAEAQKLSGGGYCAFVDAEHALDPTLAESIGVDTGNLLLSQPDSAEQALSLVDTLIRSGSVDVVVVDSVAALVPKTELDGEMGDAHVALQARLMSQALRKLSHSLSLSQTVLLFINQIRSKVQTFGGGFGGPQEVTSGGNALKFYASVRLNIRRIGMVKKGEEIIGSQVTVKIVKNKHAPPFRTAQFELEFGKGICRSSELFDLGLKHKLVKKTGGAYYSFNEQQFHGKDAVKAFLTKNESVAKELEMELRRLIQTEPPRKPEAEDDLLDDSPEEIVRPETSLEEDMAAIIGA; the protein is encoded by the exons ATGGCGACCCTCCTGAGGCGCGCGTCGCTGCGGCGGGCcatcgcctccgccgcctcggccgccaccGCCTCCAGCCCCGAG AGCTATAGGCAGGTGATATGTGGCTCTACCTTTCATTGCCGAGATTTCGCATCTAAAG CCAAAAAGAAGTCAAAGTCAAGTGGCACCGACTCCGGTGAGGAGAATATGTCAAAGAAAGACTTGGCTTTACATCaggccattgatcaaataacaacttcgTTCGGGAAAGGAGCAATAATGTGGCTTGGCCGCTCTGAAGGTCATAGAGAAGTACCTGTTGTGTCTACCGGATCTTTCTCTTTGGATCTGGCACTGGGAATTGGTGGGCTTCCAAAG GGACGTGTTATAGAGGTGTACGGCCCAGAGGCTTCAGGAAAGACAACTCTTGCTCTTCACGTTATTGCAGAAGCACAAAAGCTTAGCGGCGGTG GTTATTGTGCATTTGTAGATGCAGAGCATGCTTTGGATCCAACTCTGGCAGAGTCAATTGGTGTCGACACCGGTAACTTGCTTCTCTCTCAGCCAGACTCTGCTGAGCAAGCACTCAGTCTTGTAGACACGCTGATTCGAAGTGGCTctgttgatgttgttgttgttgacagT GTAGCAGCTCTTGTCCCCAAGACCGAGCTTGATGGAGAGATGGGTGATGCACATGTGGCTCTCCAAGCCAGACTGATGAGTCAAGCTCTTCGCAAACTGAGCCATTCTCTTTCACTATCCCAGACAGTTTTGCTATTTATTAATCAG ATCAGGTCTAAGGTACAGACGTTTGGGGGAGGATTTGGAGGGCCACAAGAGGTCACTTCCGGTGGAAATGCCCTTAAATTTTATGCCTCAGTTCGCCTGAACATCAGGCGAATTGGCATGGTAAAGAAAGGTGAAGAG ATTATAGGAAGTCAGGTTACTGTGAAGATTGTGAAAAACAAGCATGCCCCACCGTTCAGGACTGCACAGTTTGAGCTGGAATTTGGAAAAGGAATATGCCGCAGTTCAGAGCTTTTTGATCTTGGGTTAAAGCACAAGCTTGTTAAAAAGACCGGGGGCGCGTATTATTCTTTCAACGAACAGCAGTTCCATGGTAAAGATGCCGTTAAAGCTTTCCTTACTAAAAACGAGAGCGTCGCGAAAGAACTGGAGATGGAGCTAAGGAGATTGATCCAAACTGAACCGCCTAGAAAGCCGGAGGCTGAGGACGATCTGCTGGACGATTCGCCTGAAGAGATTGTCAGACCTGAAACGTCATTGGAAGAGGATATGGCCGCTATAATCGGGGCTTAA
- the LOC119269835 gene encoding GDP-L-galactose phosphorylase 1-like isoform X3: MPVISPLPFSLLPAPAAPAASRARWNSFPHHRLLRGMCSNGFDSTNCLHMEEVEPNLSPFLHKLFKEWDDCKARGLFHHNITTCETKVLPGEHNFVATLIEGRDQKKRPTEFGMNQVLQPFHSDKFNFTKVKPEEVIFRFQETENDSAQYFDGAPPTVSASPSSILINVSPIGYCHVLLIPQIQECLPQRVDRESFLLAMYVAREAKNPFFRVGYNSLGAFATINHLHFQAYYLKVQYPVEKAPTEKLTVVGNGVSISQLVRYPVSGFAFEGGASLEDLSQVVSDACIFLQENNRPFNVLISESGKRLFLLLQCYAEKQASGKASQEFLDMRINPAVWELSGHLVLKRRKDYDEASAATLCGFLVEASLSEAEFQELKKCVLEFLASASPEK; this comes from the exons ATGCCCGTCATCTCCCCCCTTCCTTTCTCGCTTTTGCCAGCGCCGGCTGCTCCCGCGGCGTCGCGAGCTCGCTGGAACAGCTTCCCGCACCACCGGCTTTTGCGAG GCATGTGCAGCAACGGTTTTGATTCAACTAACTGCCTTCATATGGAGGAGGTTGAGCCGAATTTATCCCCATTTCTCCACAAGCTTTTTAAAGAG TGGGATGACTGCAAGGCGAGGGGATTGTTTCACCACAACATCACTACCTGTGAGACCAAG GTGCTACCtggagaacacaattttgttgcaaCATTGATAGAAGGGCGTGACCAGAAGAAGCGGCCAACTGAATTTGGAATGAACCAAGTCCTCCAACCATTTCATAGTGACAAGTTCAATTTCACTAAAGTTAAACCGGAGGAGGTGATCTTCAGGTTCCAAGAAACTGAGAATGATTCTGCCCAGTATTTTGACGGAGCTCCTCCCACTGTTTCAGCTTCTCCTAGCAGCATTTTGATCAAC GTGAGCCCAATCGGGTACTGTCATGTGCTTTTGATCCCTCAAATCCAGGAATGCTTGCCGCAAAGGGTTGATCGAGAGAGCTTCTTACTGGCCATGTACGTCGCAAGGGAGGCAAAGAATCCATTCTTCAGAGTTGGCTATAACAGTCTGGGTGCTTTCGCAACAATCAATCACCTCCATTTCCAA GCATACTATCTGAAAGTGCAGTATCCAGTCGAAAAGGCGCCAACAGAAAAGCTCACAGTCGTAGGGAACGGTGTCAGCATTTCTCAGCTGGTGCGGTACCCAGTAAGCGGCTTTGCATTTGAAGGGGGAGCGAGCCTGGAGGATCTGTCACAGGTCGTCTCAGATGCATGCATCTTCTTGCAAGAGAATAACAGACCTTTCAATGTCCTTATCTCTGAATCTGGCAAGAGATTATTCCTTCTACTACAG TGCTACGCTGAGAAGCAGGCTTCCGGGAAGGCGAGCCAGGAATTCCTCGACATGAGAATCAACCCAGCGGTGTGGGAGCTCAGCGGCCATCTGGTTCTGAAGAGGAGGAAGGACTACGACGAAGCATCTGCGGCAACACTATGCGGGTTTTTGGTTGAAGCGTCCCTGTCTGAAGCAgagttccaggagctgaagaagtgcGTCTTGGAGTTCCTGGCCAGTGCAAGTCCTGAAAAGTGA